Part of the Henckelia pumila isolate YLH828 chromosome 2, ASM3356847v2, whole genome shotgun sequence genome is shown below.
GTTGGATTCAATCAGACCAGTCTTCTTGTCTCCAAAGAGGGCACAAGTGTATCTCTCTATCAGATTCAAGGCCTCAGTAGACTTCGGTCTTGCGCACATCTGGATAGTTTCTCGGTCAAATCCCATCaaataatgttttaaattttttggtcTTTTCACTGGTCCATATGATACTTGACCCACAGAAGTAGACCTCGGGTTGCTGCTGTGACCGAAGGCAACGAGCTTCGATTCTAAAGAAAATGTCTCTGAAACAGGTACGTGGGTACAATCACCAATGTTGAAGTTGCTATGGTAAAGACCGCATTCCAAACTGTGTCTTAGAGAAGCGGACTTCAAGAAGTATCCATACAGAACGGAAGCAGCATACAATTTGCAGAGACGAAGCCTTTCAATCTCAGTAATGGCCCAACTCTCTGTGACATTCGAATTTGCCCTAACTCCAACAACATCATTCAAATGTTCCCTCACCATCTCCACAGCCTCAATGCTATGGATAGACTCCAGTTCCCAATCCCTCGAAGGCCAAATCTCAAGCCGACCATTATAGACACATTGAGAAATCCGGGGGACTGGATAAACTCCGATCTCAGAAAACTTGTAGTAAATCAGCATATACATGACATCTTCAACCACATCTCTGCATTCATCCCTTTTCAGTCCCGCAATCCTCCTGCCAAAATTACACTCAAGTTAGTACAAAAGTGCACAAACTGATCGACTCTGCGTAAATCAACCAACATTACCAAGATTTCCCAGATTTCAGCATCAGTATTCCCACAATCACGAATTGATACCAAATTACAGAGGCAATCAATATATCACGAGATTAAATTTCTTGACGAGATCACACTATGTCCGGCGGCAGTACTAGTACACCCTCCTCCAGCCGTTGCAGGAACTCGATGCACTAGTACACCCTCTCCGGCCCATGCCATTCTCAAAGAGTTCTGCGTTTATGCAAAAACGTGGATGCAGTTCATAAAAAGAATACAAGCAAATAGCCTAAATCTTGATGTGGTAAAAAAGATAATGTCAGCCACCATACAAAAATCAACACACCCAAATCCCCTCACTTGCGAACCAATACAACCTAAGAATGTACACTTTGAGAGGCAAATATCATCAAGAAATTTGATTTCACTTCACAAAGTAACTTCGAGTCTCAATTACCTGAAGAGGggtcaataaataaatcaaaattaagtaCCTCGAAAGTAGCCAGCAAATCACAACACAATTACCACCAGAAAAATCAATAAAGGCATTATAACATCCTTAAAGCATGCAATAGGAATCAACAAAAAAAGAACTTGGATAATTGAATAGATCAGAATCTGCAATAAACACATAGGCACCAACCAACCTGTGAAGACAAGCTTCGTCAGAGCCGAGGCTTAGCCGCATACGCGCATCGGCTTCATCCCTTTCAGCCGCCAGCATCTCCAACTGCTCCCGAGCCGCGAACTGAAATCTACCCCGATCATCAAGTAATACTCCGCTCAAGAGCCTCCCAGCCGGCGTCCGGGGCTCCAACGGCGCGTTCAAGCCACCAAACTCGCACTTGCTAGCACTACTACCACTAGCACTGGCCAAGACGATCAACGGCCTTCGATCAAAACGCAACCCACAATCTATCGGACGGCGTAAGGTCCCAGTGGACAAAGTTGCGAAAGAAAAACTGGGTCTCCCGTAGAAAAGGCAGCAGTCCATTCAAGACACTGTTTATGATAAAATCTGCAACGCTGATCGATTCGATGGTGAAAATTTTTTTGTGGGTTCAGTTAATTTCACAGAGATTTGCGACCAAAAAATCTAAATTCTTCTAGTCCAATCCTATACAAAGATATCTTTGGTGAAACCCAATATATTATTAGTAGAGATAGATATAGAATGGTTTGTGTGTAGAGGTGCGGGGAGAAATTGGATAAGGTGGAATGGAATTATTGTATTGGACGAATATAATTATAATGATGATCCAATTAAGGGTCAATTAGGAAACAATTGTGGTGGGGACATCGTATCTTATCAAGGGTCTCAAACGAATTGAACATGTTCGTGAGTTTTATaagcccgctcgataaatatttgattcgtattcgagcttatcgaactcgagccgaattcgaatatgttcgaactttttttcgagatgaactcgagccgaaattactctgttcgatagttcacgaatagttcgcgaaccttaatatttaattaatataatataattatataataaatatatatatttcgagcttttcgaaccataatattcgaatagttcacgaataggttcgaatatttcgaactGAACTCGAATTCGAACTttatttcgagccgagctcgagcccaaatatttgaaattatcgaacttcgaatcgagctcgaactcgaatatcttatcgagccgaattcgaaccttaaaattttaccattattcggctcgattcgacTCGTTTGCACCCATAAAAGGTAATATCACAATGTTATGTGGACATTACTAAATAAAAAGGAAtgataatagtaataataattatttaaaaataataataataaataaataaagaatgaAAATATCCGAATTAGTCCAAGAGAAAAGGgacaaatttaaattaaaagagaGAAAAGGTTCAGAATTGAATACACTTTTATGATATTACCCCAAAGATAGGGTGATATTTCTTGAGTTTGATTCACTCCATCAACATTGTGTTGAAAATATTGAATGAAAATGATTGAAATAGAGATTGGGTACGTGCATAAACAGAAAAAGTCGCGCTCGAGCATACAAATCTGCCCGCTCGAGCGTGCATGGCCCAAGCGTAGGGGCCAGGCAGAAGTGTGTGCGCTTGAGCGCTCAAGCCCTGCTACTTGGATTTCTAGGCAGCAATTTCACTCCGAGAGTTGCACATCTTTGAGCCCATTTTTTTGATATGGattgaataaaaattattatgtgATGTATATTCATTCTAATACACATCTAAATTACAATAGATATGATTATCAAGTGAAAGTTGTGTCATTCGATGAAAGGTCATGTTCTTTGAACACAAACATTTGACTATCATATACAATATCTTGTCTGATAAAAAACAAACAATACATACAACATACTAGAGCATACATATTCCTTCGTAATTCTCTTTCGCTCACTTGAAAGTTAGTATACAAGAGTTTGTAAAAATCAAGTAATTGTTGTGCTTACTTGATAAATCAAGTTGTTGTATTTTCAAGACGATTGTCGATATCGATTTAACACTTTGTAATCGAACAATTTCATCTTGCGAAAAAAGAATTATACTCTTATCTCGACAATTCTTTTCGTTAATTCAATCTATATCGTAAATAACACATTTTTCGAATGAATCGGTGGCATCGAGCTTCTCAAATGTGGTTTACTTAATTAGTTTATATTACAATCTTCTTCCTTAGATCCATGATTTAACCCAAGTAAACCAAGCACGGGGTCCAATAAAAATTCGGTCAACCGTGACTAGTAAATTGCCGGCACTTCTAGTGGGTCCATTATCtgttatctattttttttttttggataaaggCTTGCATTATCTGTTTTTGTTTTGAGTAAGTTGTAGCTACACTTGTGCATTCACTCACTTGTCAAGTTCTTAGTTCTTACAATCACATGGAGCTTGCCACATAAAAGggtctttcttttcttcttttatttaattttttttaatgatggaGGAGGGATTTGAATATAAATTAAGCAATCTGACGGTTTACTTAGGTAATGTTTGTAACAATTTTTAGAAAGCACTTATCAGCTTTtcgttaataaaatttcaaatttttgtaaaaaaaaaagccGAAAAATGCTTTTTAGAAATTCTCTCAAACACTATcttaatcattttaaaggttttatttTTCTCAAACTCAAAGTTTAACAATTTTCGGGGttggtttttttaaaagaaaaaaatcattGTAATTTAAATCTTCGTAGATATCCAATTTGGAATTCAAATATCGTTTTACAAAAAATAATCGATTtccaattttaaatattatttatttcccGATTAATGTAagaataaaaaatgaaatattttctcaaatttaaattttccacTTTGATCAAACACAATCAATGCAGGTACAATAAAAGGAAAATATTATGTGTGAATGAATGAATTAATACAAGCAATAATTATAGATTGAGATTATACTAACATAATAATGAACCGTAATATTGCGTATAAGAATCTGATTTTAATTTGACTgttatatattttcaaaaattatgttaGGATCTCATTGACCTAATATATGGAGTTATATTCATTAAATAAagatatacatatattaatagAGAACATCATAATTGCCCCGTAAGATTCCATATAGAAAGTGAAATTACCGCTTGAATGCAGATCTCTGAAAGACTGAAGCGCAAGTGGCCCACTTtacaatcaaattcaaatgtttTTGtggttaattaataattaaataacataaaatcTATCTATTTCGACTAAATAGAATAAAATGGAAAGCCATCCAATGGGCCAAGTTAGCGGGCTGTAAATAGCCAAGTCATCCAGAAATCCAGCTTAAAAGTGGTTGAATGAGAGCCCAATAAGGAGTGAATCTGCCTTCCGTACCATGTCAAAGATTAACACTTGGAAATTTGCAGGATTTGTGACCTACAATAAATTGgacgaaaaaaatatataaattcaattaaTATAATCTAACACAATAATAGATATAAGGAAATCGAAAATTGTTATATTATCGCAagcgaaaataaataaaagtctACAAAAGGAGCACACGGCATACTCGCGTTCAATCTTTCATTCCCATAAATGATGCCATTATTTGGTCAAAATAGTTTGCGTCCATTAATGAATGCATCTCAAACTTTTCAACAATGCTACTCATACTCTACCGAGAGTATCATCCAGTTGAGTGATTATCCATACATGACATCGATTATTGGTATTTTAACATAGAACTAGTCTCGGACAATATGATGGATCTATATTCGTGAGACGAGTTGATCCGATCATTTTTAAGAAGAACAATAATATTATTGAcataaaaactaaataaattttCATTAATCGGGTCAAATAGTAATTCATCTCATATAATTAATCAATGTTAATGTAGCAGTGTCACATGAGATGTTGAGTTTATTGAAAGTTGACATACAAAAATCTGTCTACTAATTCACACATCtttggttgaattttttttttaaaaaaacaatggtTTAAATTCTAAAAGTatgtaataaattaaaaattcgattattaatgttttttttttaaaaaaaattactaataaaataataattttttgttaGAATATATAGGGGGAAATAACTTACTTGGATCTTTGGAGGTAAGCACTGCTAGTCCGTTGAAAGAACAAGTAGCTCCAATCGACCTCAGTTGAGTCCAGTAAGATGTGAATGCATAATTGGCATGATTGACCAATGAATTCGGGTCGTAACATTTCCCACCGGGTCGGATCGGGTCGCAAGTCCCGTTGCCCTGGCCGCAAGCGTACGCCACGGCATCGGCCACCGCCGTCTTGTTCGCCCCATTCGCCACCACACACCACAGTCTCCCGTTGCTCTCGGGTTTCGGAATAATCGGATAGTCCGACACCGGGGTCTTGCCCGATAAATCGATGGGATACACGTGCGACCCGTTCGGATACAACAGCCCGAAGTTCCGCTCCGTACCCGGACCCGGCTTCATGTTCTCGTTGTACAGCGCGAAGATCAAGGCTGGGATGACCGCACCGGGGCGAAGGGGTGTCCCGATCGGTGGCTTGGCCGTGAACTTCTTGACCACATTGCGGTTGTAAGTGGCGGCGTTGTAGAGATTGGCTCCGAGCTGATCCGAGTCTCCTCCGCTGGGCCAACCCGTTTCGGCCAGGAACAGCCGAATATTCGGGTACCCGAGCCGCTTCATAGCGAATATGATCGCATCCAACATTTGGTCCAGCAAATTGGTGTAAACCAGACCCGAACCCGGATCCGTGTAGGTGAGATACTTGGACTGGAGCAAAGCGTATTCGAGATTAATCTGGAGTGGTTGGCCTACCCACGCGAAATACGTGTACACATCAACGAAGAAGAAAGATTTGCTCCTATCCAAGAAATGGAGCAATGGCTTAATCACTTTCTCCCTAACATCGGACCTGAAAGTGCCGTTGGAGGGGGGGAATGAAGATTCCAGGGCATCCATAGCTAATGGGGTTCCGACCTTGATTTTCTTCAGCCCGAACTTTCTCACAGAGTATCTGATCTTGGACATGGCTGGGACGAGCCTAAACCAGGTCGTGTTTGGTGGGTTGCTCAAGATTTCGTTCCCCACGAGAAGGTAGCGGATCTTGGATTCGGGATAGAAGGGGACAACATTCGATTGCACCCATTCGTCCGCAAGCGTTTGGTTGGTGGAAATGTCGGGAATGAGGTTGTTGGGTACCATGATAGAGATTTGAATGTCGGTGTTTTGGATGGCTTTCAGGGTTTTCGGGTTTGCTCCGTAGATTTTGATGCGTTTGCCGTGGAGTTTCTGGACGAGCTTAATGGATTCCAAAGGGGTGGGGAGATTATTGCCCAGGTCCCCGTAGCACACCCCCATTTTTGGCTGCATTGCACCACCtgaaatcaatcaatcaatcaaacaaacaaacaacaaaaaacaagaagaaaaaaaatgtcattCATACGTAGAAGATTATAGAGGCGGATAAGTGAGCGCGAGCAGGGTAGAGTTTCAAGAAACTTACTGGAGAAAGAAGATGAAAAACAGAGCACGCAGAAGAGAAGTGAAACAGCGAAAAAACCCATGGCGGCGGCTTTAGATTCGTTGTGTCAATTTTTCAGATGGGGTTTAAATCGAACGGGAATGGTGAATATTAAAAGACATTAAATATTTGGTTGAATTGATGAAACATTAATTAGTACGAATCTGAAAGTTACAGACAGGAAAACGTGTATGGAACACAGGCCTGGTCTGGAGGAGATTTGGGAGATATCTAAACGCACGTAATTATAAGTGAATCCCACTATTCTCTTTGCCCTcagataaatattgtgtgtaatAGTGTTATAATGACCAaattataatcatcaatttATCACAATGTGAATTCagagaaaaatatttaatttgatacgTTAACCGGCcctttggtaaaaaaaaataataataaaaagaagaaaaactccTCGTTTAATCAAACTGTTTGGAAAACATTTCATTCCATTCCATTCTATCATGCATCAacattttatgttttaaaatatacTACTCGATATATAGTAATCGatatttaattgaattattgTATAGGTTATATCAAAAAACGTATGATAACTTGTGATCGGAATGATCAAACTTTGTATTTCTTGAGGATGTCATTAATGTGTTGGTTTTCACACGATGTgactatataataatataattaagctACTGGAAAGCGGATTTTGCTACGAGACTCAAATCTTGCCAGATGCTAGAAGACAAATAATCGAATCtcgattaattttaatgattttttttaaactttcttttaagaaaaaaataaattttttaaaatgaaggaTATAAGCATTCGATCATTTATTTGTAACTACGAGTTAACTAGCTGCATCCTTTTTTACTGTAGTGTACATGaatcataattttatatttgatgaagatTTGTTTTTAGTTAGTTTATTTCCCAAATTAAAAACATGCTCgatcttattttatattttaataattaaaagacTACAGTTTTTCTATTTCATTTTATTCAAATTGAACTCCAATAGGCTTTGTTGAATTCATGAAAGAATAGGTTTATTGTGAAATGATTTCATAGATCAATATTCATGAGATATGTCAATCTAATtgacatatttatttgaaaatgatattttatacataaaaataacatatatattttttatgaataGGAGATAATGGGACCCAAGGACCTGAAATATTTGCAAATTTTATCTACAAATTCCAAATAGCCGTTGGAGATTGGTCAATTGGCTCTGCTGATTCCATCTCCAACGGCTGGATCCTCCTTGCATGGTCATGTATTGCCATCACATGGACTCTGTCACTTAGGCATCGTTTGGTTCGAgaatatgataaataatatttggataattaatataatgtaatataaaataaagataaaatgaTGGCTCGGTCCCTGTgcagtgtgtgtgtgtgtgtttttaataaaaaaaaataaatagaaaatgatagttaatttaatatttgatttgattgatagattatagtttatttgatttgattgattgcattttatattaaaaatataaattaccattttgtcctttttgagaataaataaaatatgaaaaatattatttataaggataATATGGTAATTTaagttcaatgatttgattgatgtaatataaatgattaatgatttgattgatataaaataaataattaatatatgaataaataatatgaggAGAAGAACGCGATATTGGATATGATAAGTTGTACAAGTACTATTAGTACTTGTACCAAACGATACCTTAATGTACTTTATTTTTCCCCCAAAAATTAATCTGTAAccaatatttttcttttataaaTTGTTTGTAAAATTCTATTAGTTTTCAAAAAGTTTTTTCTTTAACACTCGTcgtgtaaaaataaaaatgtaattattcatttttcaattttcatTCACAGTCCTTGGTCGCTTTTGTTCATGTTAATTTTTTCCCCATTCCGTTTCTCCATTTTTACCTTTCACAGATTAATCCCGGCCATATACATGTCTTAAAACATGGAGCAAGGGTTTTGGTACTAGGATTTTCTATCTTCATATAAGAATATGCACATGCAATGAAAGAAGAAACCTCATTTGAAAGTTTCCacgaggaaaaaaaaaataaaattaacctTGATTATGTTGTCATTGACTTTGGATCCTAAAAATTTTGCACTCTTTATTCCCTTCCCACCAACTAACCTTTTTACTGCCTTAATTTCTATCTTTTCAGAACCCATACACTGCCCTTTTAAGCCCCTCTACTTTTATCCTCTTTTCATTACTTTTTCAAAATTCCctacttttaagttttaacaGCACATTCATAGCATTTGATGCttggataaatttaaaaattacataCCTGATAATTATGTATAAATGGGTGTAATTTAATATTCctaaaaaacacaaaatgagAACACAAATTTATAGGTTGTGGAGTTATGTACGAAGTAATTCGTACATCATTCAAAGACTATATCATTTACATAGATAAAGATAAAGTTGGCGGAGGTTGATAAATATCACTTTAATGgaacttaggtagtgtttgagagtgtttttaggaatcaattcttttttttttaacaaaagtttcaaaattttgttaaacaaAAGCTAATAAATGTTTTCTAAAAGCTCTACAGAACAATATCTTAATTAGTGGTAATATTATAAAATGTGGGTTTGAAACAGATTGAAATTTTTAGACAAGATTGTGATAGCTATTCGTATGAGAAATTAATCCAAGAACGTATATAAAATCCAAGAACGTATATAATACTCGATTAATTTGcacattaaaaaaatatcggACCATTAAATGGAATTTTCATTAAAAACGATTTCTCGTATTGGATTTGAATTCGACGAGTACAGTCAAACTCTAGTATTTAGGGCATCGACCTTCCAAAATAGAGATTCTTAGTCTCTAAATTTTGTATAATTCTCTATTTTCTATTTTGTTCATTCTCGGTTATTaaacatataaaaaattattattatgtaaTGTGTTGTTAAACCAAATTCAATTAAAGTATGTTTATTTCTATTGTTTATGTCCGTTTGTTTTAACTTTTTGTGGGTCGATCTTGTCCTTTAATGATGATTTATTTTTCTATGTTTCAATGTAATCgcatatttaattcatttcaaGTTAACTCAATTTAATTTGAGTTCATGATAAAATATGTAATGTATTTTTGTCACAAACTTGTTTATTTTttctctttatttattttttcttcgAAATAGTTCAattacaataaataaattagaaaaaggAGAAAACTTGAAATAAATTAGAAAGGAGCATATAACcactaaaatcaaataaaaattttgaaattaacaaaaatatatGACATgaaccaaataaataaataaatataataaaggTCATTTACAATTTTGGAAAATTACATTTTCATAAATAATGTTGTTTGAATCATGGTTGGAGCACTAAACACTTTTGGCGATGCCCCGATGTTAAgtaatttcaattaattaattctaTAAATAGTTGTCAAATCGTCACCACAACTAAATCGTGGTCATTCGACCCCACAGATAAGTAATAATATCCCCTCTACATTAAAGTGGAGTCTTACATGAAAATTTGATATCGTCCAATCACGAtaatgaaaaattcaaaaattaatgtGGGATTTCACATGAAAAATTGATGTGGCTCAATCATGACCATGAAAAATGCAGAAGGATATCACCTGTGTATCGTCCAATGACCCTAAATCGGAGTCAAGTACTCGAGTTTGGATTCGATTGTGATTGAATCATAAATTCAGAAGGGTGAAGAGAGACATGTCATTTGATTTGTCACTCATGAAAGTCATTtgatttttaaaagaaaaaatcgCATCGTGATGTCATATGCGCGAAATAGAGAAGCAGGGTTCTTCTATCATCCACGGGTTGAATTTCATTCGGTGGATCTGGGCCATTCATTGGATTGGGCCCCACGCATAAGGGCCGGACCCCACACACAAAATGTGTGGGACTCGAGCCAATGAATGGTGGATGCTTTTACCCGGTGCAGCATAAAATGGTCCAGAGAAGCATGTAGCAAAAACTGTGTAAAATGAAATGGAGTATCGAGACTGTTTatctataatataataataattatatttaatgtATAATATTGATAATGATTTCCATACTTTGAAAAATATGATTTGATAAAGAAAAATAAGACCAATTTTTTTGTACAGATGAAGACAAGTTacgtaataataataaagttgGTAGATTGCCTCCGACGGGTTTAGTAACAATATATAACATTGTTTCAAATTGATGAAATAAGTAAATTTTTGACAAATTGATTAAGAGTTCGATATTTTTGTCAAAATTTTATCGGACGAATTTGTCATACAGGGATTACTCGGTGTGATTTACCTATTTACAGGTTATTACGTTAGCCGCAGAGTTTATCCAATATGCACCGAACGATAATAGCTACCGattctcacttttttttttttaaaaaaataaatttaaaaaaagttGACAGGGTTTCGAGcaatcataatatttttttaataataaatatttcacGGTTAGTTTTTGAATAATAAATCGGTAACTTGAGTTTTCAAACATTAGAAACCGTGAGAGGAgcattagtttttttaaaaaactaaattATGCGAAAATCTATCGTCGCTATTATTTGGTGTGCACTGATTAAATTATTAAGTTAATATCGTTCCAACTTTGCTAGTTAGGTCAACAGTACTAAACGAGTCACGTACAACAGACTGAATCGAAAAAATGTTagtaaataaaaatc
Proteins encoded:
- the LOC140882277 gene encoding UV-B-induced protein At3g17800, chloroplastic isoform X2, coding for MLKSGKSWRIAGLKRDECRDVVEDVMYMLIYYKFSEIGVYPVPRISQCVYNGRLEIWPSRDWELESIHSIEAVEMVREHLNDVVGVRANSNVTESWAITEIERLRLCKLYAASVLYGYFLKSASLRHSLECGLYHSNFNIGDCTHVPVSETFSLESKLVAFGHSSNPRSTSVGQVSYGPVKRPKNLKHYLMGFDRETIQMCARPKSTEALNLIERYTCALFGDKKTGLIESNEIISTSFASLKRFVLEAVAFGSFLLEAENCVNDVYMLEEN
- the LOC140882277 gene encoding UV-B-induced protein At3g17800, chloroplastic isoform X1, with the protein product MDCCLFYGRPSFSFATLSTGTLRRPIDCGLRFDRRPLIVLASASGSSASKCEFGGLNAPLEPRTPAGRLLSGVLLDDRGRFQFAAREQLEMLAAERDEADARMRLSLGSDEACLHRRIAGLKRDECRDVVEDVMYMLIYYKFSEIGVYPVPRISQCVYNGRLEIWPSRDWELESIHSIEAVEMVREHLNDVVGVRANSNVTESWAITEIERLRLCKLYAASVLYGYFLKSASLRHSLECGLYHSNFNIGDCTHVPVSETFSLESKLVAFGHSSNPRSTSVGQVSYGPVKRPKNLKHYLMGFDRETIQMCARPKSTEALNLIERYTCALFGDKKTGLIESNEIISTSFASLKRFVLEAVAFGSFLLEAENCVNDVYMLEEN
- the LOC140879405 gene encoding probable glucan endo-1,3-beta-glucosidase A6 isoform X1; amino-acid sequence: MGFFAVSLLFCVLCFSSSFSSGAMQPKMGVCYGDLGNNLPTPLESIKLVQKLHGKRIKIYGANPKTLKAIQNTDIQISIMVPNNLIPDISTNQTLADEWVQSNVVPFYPESKIRYLLVGNEILSNPPNTTWFRLVPAMSKIRYSVRKFGLKKIKVGTPLAMDALESSFPPSNGTFRSDVREKVIKPLLHFLDRSKSFFFVDVYTYFAWVGQPLQINLEYALLQSKYLTYTDPGSGLVYTNLLDQMLDAIIFAMKRLGYPNIRLFLAETGWPSGGDSDQLGANLYNAATYNRNVVKKFTAKPPIGTPLRPGAVIPALIFALYNENMKPGPGTERNFGLLYPNGSHVYPIDLSGKTPVSDYPIIPKPESNGRLWCVVANGANKTAVADAVAYACGQGNGTCDPIRPGGKCYDPNSLVNHANYAFTSYWTQLRSIGATCSFNGLAVLTSKDPSHKSCKFPSVNL
- the LOC140879405 gene encoding probable glucan endo-1,3-beta-glucosidase A6 isoform X2, giving the protein MGVCYGDLGNNLPTPLESIKLVQKLHGKRIKIYGANPKTLKAIQNTDIQISIMVPNNLIPDISTNQTLADEWVQSNVVPFYPESKIRYLLVGNEILSNPPNTTWFRLVPAMSKIRYSVRKFGLKKIKVGTPLAMDALESSFPPSNGTFRSDVREKVIKPLLHFLDRSKSFFFVDVYTYFAWVGQPLQINLEYALLQSKYLTYTDPGSGLVYTNLLDQMLDAIIFAMKRLGYPNIRLFLAETGWPSGGDSDQLGANLYNAATYNRNVVKKFTAKPPIGTPLRPGAVIPALIFALYNENMKPGPGTERNFGLLYPNGSHVYPIDLSGKTPVSDYPIIPKPESNGRLWCVVANGANKTAVADAVAYACGQGNGTCDPIRPGGKCYDPNSLVNHANYAFTSYWTQLRSIGATCSFNGLAVLTSKDPSHKSCKFPSVNL